DNA sequence from the Thermococcus sp. genome:
CTCGACGTGCTTCCTGTCAACCCTGACGATTCCGGTCTGGCTCTTCTCGTCGAATTTGATGAACCAGGGCTTTGCCCTCGCTGAGCCCAGGGTCCCCAGCGTTGAGAGGCTCGCGTCCCATATGACCCTCTTTACCTCCTCCTTCTTAAACGGCCTCTCCCCGATCACCTGAAATGCTATGTAGCGGTGCTTGTCCCTAAGTGTGGGTGGCAGGTACTTCGGCTTCTCCCTCATAGGCATCCGCACAACTTTGCCCGCCAACCTTTTTAAATCCCTTGGCGGGGCTATGGTTAGCGAGGTGAGTTCGTTGGTACGGGGGACACCTTACTTCTCATACGTCGTTCGCGAGCTACCTACAGGTTGTCAGCTCTGCGTCAGGGGTGA
Encoded proteins:
- a CDS encoding ribonuclease P protein component 2 — protein: MREKPKYLPPTLRDKHRYIAFQVIGERPFKKEEVKRVIWDASLSTLGTLGSARAKPWFIKFDEKSQTGIVRVDRKHVEELRFALTLVTEINGSKAIFRTLGVSGTMKRLKRKFLAEFG